From the genome of Capsicum annuum cultivar UCD-10X-F1 chromosome 4, UCD10Xv1.1, whole genome shotgun sequence:
ATTCATACTATTCCTCTGGGTGTTGTGAGGGATGTATGAGTATACTAAGAGAGATAACATTAAGAACGAAGATCTTTGCGACAAGGTAAGAGTGGCCTCCATTTGTGAACAAGATAAGGGAGGAGTGACTAAGATGGTACAAACATGTGAAAATGAGATGCACAAATGCCCTAGTGAGGAAGTCCGAGAGGTTGGCTATGGTGGGTTGAGAAGAGGTAGAGGGaggccgaagaagtattggggAAAGGTGGTTAGGCAGGGCATGCCGCACTTGCAGTTCACTGAGGAGGTGACTCTAGATAGGAGGATATGAAAGACGAGGATTATGGTAGAAGATTAGTAGGTAGTCGAGCGTTGTCTAGTTTCTCATATCAATATTATTGCTATTACTCTTTACTATCTTTTTCTTCGGTTTTATTATTACCTGTTGTTTCCTGTGCTTTCGTGCCATATTACTTCTTGTTGCTATTGTTCTTTTCTTCACTCTTTTGTACTTGGGTTCTTCGCTACTGTATTTCCTTTTCATACTGTTTTTGATATGctttacttgagccgagggtctaccAGAAAAAAAaacctctctaccttcacaaggCAGGGGTAAGGGCCGCGCACATACCACCTTCCCCAGTATGTTGCTTTTGCTGTATGCCATTCTTCTGGAATATCGAAccttgattttaaatggttttatgaCTAGGATGCATAGTCCGCGATGATGCTTAAAACAAATCGGTGAGCTGTATTGTACTTGATGCTATTCGACATAGTAGTGATAAGTCCAATTAAGTTGAGTTTTGATCCAATTATGTATATGAGCCAGATTCTTACTTTTGAATGGCTTGCCTATAGCTGCATATGGCTTAACTTGTTAATAATTGTTTCATTGCTCATAAAAGATTTTGCTACCACCAGATTTACAAGTTTTAGACGGTGCAGCgatacatttattttattttacttttttcccTTCCCCTCTTTGCAGGCAACATCAAAGAAAGTAATCACGAGAGAAGAGTGGGAGAAAAAGCTCAATGATGTAAGAATTAGAAAAGAAGATATGAATAAATTAGTGATGAACTTTTTAGTCACGGAGGGTTATGTAGAAGCAGCGGAAAAGTTCAGAAAGGAATCTGGAACAGATCGTATCCTTCTGTAGTCTTTTTGGTTgctcatttcatattattattcGAATTTGTGTCATTGCATATGTACATCTAGATGCTTCTCCTTATGAATGAATAGCTGATATAGATCTTGCTACTATCACCGATCGAATGGCAGTTAAGAAGGCAGTACAGGCTGGTAATGTAGAGGATGCCATTGAGAAGGTCAATGATTTGAATCCTGAGGTATGATTGCTCTCGTTCCCATTTTGATTGCCTTTTGTACTTATCATTAAACTGCCACCACATTGCTAATTCATgatttgtatttgttttaggaTTCATATAgctataattttctttaaatttcattAAAGTAGATGTTGTAGAATGTATACTTAATATTTGACTTATAAGTTCCTAGGCGTTTGGACATGAATTGGTTGAtgtctttaaaaaattatatttgaagttaAGATGAAAATGGGGGTATTTGGgagttgaagttgtatttgaacTGAAAACACAGTTTGAGGTTTTGTGAGTGAAATTTTTAGAAAGCACCTTAAAAACTGCTTTTCAAACTTCAAATTCCATATTTCAAGTTTGGAGTGGGAATGGTAAGCCAACTTGATAACAATGACGTACTTGAAATAATCTCCAAATATTCTTTCTAAACTTTGAAACAAGATCTATGGACATACATGGTATGCTTCCGTGAAAATAGAGGTGAAAACGAATTGGGCTAGCTCAAAGTACATAAATACTTGGCTCGGAGGAGTTGCAGTTACTGATCCTGCTGGCCTTTTTAATTTGTTTGAATTTTAACATATTACTTGTATATTTATGTTCCATCTTGGACAAGGTGCTTTTCCTGCACATTCTTGAAATTTATATCAACATCCAAAAGATACGAGAGTTGCTATATGTATAACACCTTTTATAATATGGTTAAAAGATATTTAGGGAAAGGTTTTATCCTTGTGTGTTATCTTGTTAGTGTGATTAGAACAATTTAACTTATGCTCGTCCAAATGGTATCTTGATAAAGGTTTGAAAGTCTTTTGGAGATGTTACAAAAATATGGCTTTAAGTCATGTTTTGGAGATGTTACAAAAATATGGCTTTAAGTCATGTTGAGGAGTGGAAACATGCTAACGAACGGACAAATGGTAACCTTGGTTGATAGAACATAGACGTCGATGTTACAAGGGTGATAGAAATGGGTAGGTAGGTCTTCCATAAACATTAAATTTTTGCTAAGAAGATTAATAGAAGTTTTGGGGGAGAGAATGAAGTACcttcaaattatatttattaacctagagaaaacataaaataaacagaGTGAAAGGTCCTTCAGTGGAGGTTAGAAAGGAAAGGAAGCCATCCACAAATCGAGAAAAGAAAAGAATCCCTGTCAAATACATAAATTCCATAAAAGATATGTATAAGGACCCGTCGTAAGTGTGAGAAGAGGGGATAAAGAGGACTTTCCGTATCTTGGGTCGTGAGTTTACATAGGGATCTACTTGCTTACGTTTGTTTATGGATGACCTTACTAATAGTATACACAAGAGGGTCATGGTGTATGCTATTTGTGGATGATATTATCTTTGCCTTTGAGTTTCTCATAACTTTCTCTTTTACCATCTTAAAAGCTTACTGATTAAGAGATTCTTCGGACCTGGGAATTGAATTTTGCAAATGAACTCCTTTTCAACTTAGGTTGATaatatttttggttgatctttaACATAGTTTTACCTTCTTGGATGCAGATACTGGATACGAACCCCCAGCTCTTTTTCCACCTCCAGCAACAAAGGCTGATAGAGTTGATAAGGAATGGAAAGGTTGAGGAGGCTTTGGAGTTTGCTCAAGAGGAGCTCGCTCCAAGGGGAGAGGAAAACGTAATTATTGACATATAAATCTTTCCTCTTGATTTCCCTAAATCTCTTTTTTTGGCCAACGATAGAGTTGCTCCTTTAGTAACATGTAGGTCACTAGTTTGTTGGCATGGACACAACCCCTTGGCATTTCTGCAGAGGGAATGCTGCAACAAACGAATTTTCTGTGTTCTCTACTCCATCACTTGCTAGGGAGATGCATGAGGGCAATACAAGCCTTGAATCGAAATGACTGTTTAATCTCGTGGACTGTATATAATTTGAAATGTCTGGAGAATTTTGAtgtgtagatgctaaagaagcCTACAGGCTCTTAAAGACGAAAAAGATTGTTGAATTTCTAAGTGATCTTTCCTATATCCACCCCTAAGCTGCCAGCGCTGGGGGTTCCTTTCTCTTGGTTGGCCTTCCTAGGAGGGAGCGCCTGCCGAGGGTTATGGGGAATGGGCAAAATCTACTTTGTTTCTGATGACTTGGCCTGAGATTGACACCATCTTTTACGTTAACAAAAAGCTTTGGTTGACACAATCCCATGTGTAACCCACCTCTTTAGTATATGATCGATTTAATTGCTCTTCTGCAGCAAAGCTTCTTGGAAGAATTGGAGAAGACTGTTGCATTATTGGCCTTTGAAGATGTATCCAACTGCCCTATTGGAGAGCTTTTAGATGTATCACAGCGGCTAAAGACTGCAAGCGAAGTCAATGCTGCAATCCTCACCAGCCAAAGCCATGAAAAAGGTTAGTCTCCTTTCCATTAAGTATCGCCGTTGATGATCCTCCTCCTCGCATTTCTCAGGAAAAGGGAGGAGCAGGACATTTAAAGATTTTCGAAGTCTGGCGTGTGTTTGAAAAGGCTTTTTTGACTATTTGGGTCACCCAATCAAAGAAAAGAACTTGTGTGGGATATATAACCTAAAAAAGGGGCAGCGCGGCGCACTAAAGCTTCCGCAAGGGGCAGCACGGTGAACTTGGGTAAAGGGCCGGACCACTTGGTCTATTGTAAGCACCTTACCGTGCGTTTCTGCAAGGGGCTGTTTCCACAGCTTTGAAcccttgaacccatgacctcttgGTCAGATGACAACAACTCTACCACTTACTCCAACGCTCCCCTTCGTGTGATATATAACCTAATATTATGTGTAGAAGATCGTGGTATGTGTTGCGGTTTTTTTATGATTAATCTTCGATTAAACAGATCCAAAGCTCCCAAGCCTTTTGAAGATGTTATTATGGGCACAAAATCAGCTCGGTGAGAAAGCTGTTTATCCGCGCATAAATGATTTATCGACTGCTACGCTGGAAGATCCTGCTGTTTAAAGGATGATCATATGTTCCATAATGCATTGTTTACAATTTGGCTGTATGGTGCTTTCACTGAAAACTGCTTGAATCTTTCAAGAACTATAGCCTGCTTGTTACTAGGATataaatttttatcaaattatggtTTCTTAGAATGAGTGTTTGATTATCGATCGATGTACATTGAGGTTTGTACTTTCGTATCGTATGGAGGTTTCATAAAATTGGTTTGTGTTTTTCATAGTTTATGATACATAAACGTGCATTTTGACTTGGCCTCAAATGACATCTATGTTCTTCAATTGTGgttgtgcacaagtagacacttgaACTATCNNNNNNNNNNNNNNNNNNNNNNNNNNNNNNNNNNNNNNNNNNNNNNNNNNNNNNNNNNNNNNNNNNNNNNNNNNNNNNNNNNNNNNNNNNNNNNNNNNNNNNNNNNNNNNNNNNNNNNNNNNNNNNNNNNNNNNNNNNNNNNNNNNNNNNNNNNNNNNNNNNNNNNNNNNNNNNNNNNNNNNNNNNNNNNNNNNNNNNNNNNNNNNNNNNNNNNNNNNNNNNNNNNNNNNNNNNNNNNNNNNNNNNNNNNNNNNNNNNNNNNNNNNNNNNNNNNNNNNNNNNNNNNNNNNNNNNNNNNNNNNNNNNNNNNNNNNNNNNNNNNNNNNNNNNNNNNNNNNNNNNNNNNNNNNNNNNNNNNNNNNNNNNNNNNNNNNNNNNNNNNNNNNNNNNNNNNNNNNNNNNNNNNNNNNNNNNNNNNNNNNNNNNNNNNNNNNNNNNNNNNNNNNNNNNNNNNNNNNNNNNNNNNNNNNNNNNNNNNNNNNNNNNNNNNNNNNNNNNNNNNNNNNNNNNNNNNNNNNNNNNNNNNNNNNNNNNNNNNNNNNNNNNNNNNNNNNNNNNNNNNNNNNNNNNNNNNNNNNNNNNNNNNNNNNNNNNNNNNNNNNNNNNNNNNNNNNNNNNNNNNNNNNNNNNNNNNNNNNNNNNNNNNNNNNNNNNNNNNNNNNNNNNNNNNNNNNNNNNNNNNNNNNNNNNNNNNNNNNNNNNNNNNNNNNNNNNNNNNNNNNNNNNNNNNNNNNNNNNNNNNNNNNNNNNNNNNNNNNNNNNNNNNNNNNNNNNNNNNNNNNNNNNNNNNNNNNNNNNNNNNNNNNNNNNNNNNNNNNNNNNNNNNNNNNNNNNNNNNNNNNNNNNNNNNNNNNNNNNNNNNNNNNNNNNNNNNNNNNNNNNNNNNNNNNNNNNNNNNNNNNNNNNNNNNNNNNNNNNNNNNNNNNNNNNNNNNNNNNNNNNNNNNNNNNNNNNNNNNNNNNNNNNNNNNNNNNNNNNNNNNNNNNNNNNNNNNNNNNNNNNNNNNNNNNNNNNNNNNNNNNNNNNNNNNNNNNNNNNNNNNNNNNNNNNNNNNNNNNNNNNNNNNNNNNNNNNNNNNNNNNNNNNNNNNNNNNNNNNNNNNNNNNNNNNNNNNNNNNNNNNNNNNNNNNNNNNNNNNNNNNNNNNNNNNNNNNNNNNNNNNNNNNNNNNNNNNNNNNNNNNNNNNNNNNNNNNNNNNNNNNNNNNNNNNNNNNNNNNNNNNNNNNNNNNNNNNNNNNNNNNNNNNNNNNNNNNNNNNNNNNNNNNNNNNNNNNNNNNNNNNNNNNNNNNNNNNNNNNNNNNNNNNNNNNNNNNNNNNNNNNNNNNNNNNNNNNNNNNNNNNNNNNNNNNNNNNNNNNNNNNNNNNNNNNNNNNNNNNNNNNNNNNNNNNNNNNNNNNNNNNNNNNNNNNNNNNNNNNNNNNNNNNNNNNNNNNNNNNNNNNNNNNNNNNNNNNNNNNNNNNNNNNNNNNNNNNNNNNNNNNNNNNNNNNNNNNNNNNNNNNNNNNNNNNNNNNNNNNNNNNNNNNNNNNNNNNNNNNNNNNNNNNNNNNNNNNNNNNNNNNNNNNNNNNNNNNNNNNNNNNNNNNNNNNNNNNNNNNNNNNNNNNNNNNNNNNNNNNNNNNNNNNNNNNNNNNNNNNNNNNNNNNNNNNNNNNNNNNNNNNNNNNNNNNNNNNNNNNNNNNNNNNNNNNNNNNNNNNNNNNNNNNNNNNNNNNNNNNNNNNNNNNNNNNNNNNNNNNNNNNNNNNNNNNNNNNNNNNNNNNNNNNNNNNNNNNNNNNNNNNNNNNNNNNNNNNNNNNNNNNNNNNNNNNNNNNNNNNNNNNNNNNNNNNNNNNNNNNNNNNNNNNNNNNNNNNNNNNNNNNNNNNNNNNNNNNNNNNNNNNNNNNNNNNNNNNNNNNNNNNNNNNNNNNNNNNNNNNNNNNNNNNNNNNNNNNNNNNNNNNNNNNNNNNNNNNNNNNNNNNNNNNNNNNNNNNNNNNNNNNNNNNNNNNNNNNNNNNNNNNNNNNNNNNNNNNNNNNNNNNNNNNNNNNNNNNNNNNNNNNNNNNNNNNNNNNNNNNNNNNNNNNNNNNNNNNNNNNNNNNNNNNNNNNNNNNNNNNNNNNNNNNNNNNNNNNNNNNNNNNNNNNNNNNNNNNNNNNNNNNNNNNNNNNNNNNNNNNNNNNNNNNNNNNNNNNNNNNNNNNNNNNNNNNNNNNNNNNNNNNNNNNNNNNNNNNNNNNNNNNNNNNNNNNNNNNNNNNNNNNNNNNNNNNNNNNNNNNNNNNNNNNNNNNNNNNNNNNNNNNNNNNNNNNNNNNNNNNNNNNNNNNNNNNNNNNNNNNNNNNNNNNNNNNNNNNNNNNNNNNNNNNNNNNNNNNNNNNNNNNNNNNNNNNNNNNNNNNNNNNNNNNNNNNNNNNNNNNNNNNNNNNNNNNNNNNNNNNNNNNNNNNNNNNNNNNNNNNNNNNNNNNNNNNNNNNNNNNNNNNNNNNNNNNNNNNNNNNNNNNNNNNNNNNNNNNNNNNNNNNNNNNNNNNNNNNNNNNNNNNNNNNNNNNNNNNNNNNNNNNNNNNNNNNNNNNNNNNNNNNNNNNNNNNNNNNNNNNNNNNNNNNNNNNNNNNNNNNNNNNNNNNNNNNNNNNNNNNNNNNNNNNNNNNNNNNNNNNNNNNNNNNNNNNNNNNNNNNNNNNNNNNNNNNNNNNNNNNNNNNNNNNNNNNNNNNNNNNNNNNNNNNNNNNNNNNNNNNNNNNNNNNNNNNNNNNNNNNNNNNNNNNNNNNNNNNNNNNNNNNNNNNNNNNNNNNNNNNNNNNNNNNNNNNNNNNNNNNNNNNNNNNNNNNNNNNNNNNNNNNNNNNNNNNNNNNNNNNNNNNNNNNNNNNNNNNNNNNNNNNNNNN
Proteins encoded in this window:
- the LOC107868329 gene encoding protein GID8 homolog, with the translated sequence MSLFWIVIRELAEIEAMATSKKVITREEWEKKLNDVRIRKEDMNKLVMNFLVTEGYVEAAEKFRKESGTDPDIDLATITDRMAVKKAVQAGNVEDAIEKVNDLNPEILDTNPQLFFHLQQQRLIELIRNGKVEEALEFAQEELAPRGEENQSFLEELEKTVALLAFEDVSNCPIGELLDVSQRLKTASEVNAAILTSQSHEKDPKLPSLLKMLLWAQNQLGEKAVYPRINDLSTATLEDPAV